One part of the Quercus lobata isolate SW786 chromosome 7, ValleyOak3.0 Primary Assembly, whole genome shotgun sequence genome encodes these proteins:
- the LOC115952499 gene encoding putative disease resistance protein RGA3 codes for MNRRDMTHSFVNPSNVFGRGDDKEKIMDLLMQLDASRNVSVIPIVGIGGLGKTTLAKLSFDDKRVVSHFQLRMWVCVSEDFNVRRLIKDILKSAIYRIDENFDVDGLPNSLKELLKDKKILDYLNVDELQCRLRELLKDKKFLLVLDDVWNENPSKWNQLEELLIGGSNESKILVTTRNSSVATIMDTTTTYNLKGLPEEDCMSLLVKLAFKVGQENQYPNLLNIGREIVKKCKGVPLAVSTLAGLLYSKVDEHEWKSIRDNEIWNLEQKEGDILPALKLSYNQLPFHLKQCFAYCSVFPKDYNFNNLLLIQFWMAHGILQSPANESQELEDVGDLYIRELLSRSFFQDFQQNITLDYTFKMHDLVHDLALSIAKGECSVVTKKSTLVAEVCHLSLLENGQEVTTQLEKLSKVQTIIFITEQPASLLEACIARFKYLRLLDLSKSSFEVLPSSIGSLKHLRYLDLSDNHIIKQLPSSICKLHSLQTLVLGDCSNLERLPKGIRDIISLRFLVVTTKHTCLSDKAVGCLDSLRFLGIGDCKNLKCVFEGMEEGRLTNLRTLIVGGCPSLTTLSLSIKHLSALENLIIEDCEELSLTDKEENQDLKLSLRLLKFDNLPKLEVLPQWLQASANTLQHLEIADCCNFTALPEWLPHLNSLQTLRIKYCPVFSSLPAGMQDLTALREFQIEDCPKLSSKCREEVRHRIAHVPNIDFDEDFDEDIGSSSKRDDDISVYLQGEDDEEFNTSHNQ; via the exons ATGAACAGGAGGGACATGACCCACTCCTTCGTTAATCCTTCTAATGTCTTCGGTAGGGGTGATGACAAAGAAAAGATCATGGATCTTTTGATGCAGCTAGATGCTAGCAGAAATGTCAGTGTAATTCCTATTGTTGGGATTGGAGGTTTGGGGAAAACCACACTTGCCAAGTTGTCTTTTGATGATAAACGGGTAGTTAGTCATTTTCAATTGAGAATGTGGGTGTGTGTTTCTGAGGATTTTAATGTTAGAAGGTTGATAAAAGATATCCTTAAATCTGCAATTTATAGGATTGATGAGAATTTTGATGTGGATGGATTGCCAAACAGCTTAAAAGAACTTTTGaaagataagaaaattttagattatttaAATGTGGATGAATTGCAATGTCGACTAAGAGAACTTTTAAAAGACAAGAAATTTTTACTTGTCTTGGATGATGTTTGGAACGAGAATCCTAGTAAATGGAATCAATTGGAAGAGTTGTTAATTGGTGGTTCCAATGAAAGTAAAATCTTAGTGACAACACGAAATAGTTCTGTTGCTACTATTATGGACACTACTACCACATACAATCTAAAAGGTCTACCCGAAGAGGACTGTATGTCTTTGTTGGTGAAATTGGCATTTAAGGTAGGACAAGAAAATCAATATCCAAACCTCTTAAATATTGGAAGAGAAATTGTCAAAAAATGTAAAGGGGTTCCATTGGCCGTGAGTACTTTAGCTGGCCTACTTTATTCAAAAGTTGATGAACATGAGTGGAAATCTATTAGAGATAATGAGATATGGAATTTAGAACAAAAGGAAGGTGACATCTTACCCGCATTGAAGCTTAGTTACAATCAATTGCCATTTCACTTGAAGCAATGTTTTGCATATTGTTCTGTTTTTCCTAAGGATTATAACTTCAATAATCTTCTATTGATTCAATTTTGGATGGCACATGGAATTCTTCAATCCCCTGCTAATGAAAGTCAAGAGTTGGAAGATGTTGGTGACTTGTATATCCGGGAGTTGCTGTCAAGATctttttttcaagattttcaGCAAAATATTACCCTTGATTATACCTTTAAAATGCATGATCTGGTCCATGATCTTGCACTCTCAATTGCCAAAGGTGAGTGTTCGGTAGTGACCAAGAAGTCTACCCTTGTTGCAGAAGTTTGTCATCTGTCACTTTTGGAGAATGGGCAAGAAGTTACAACACAATTAGAGAAGTTGAGCAAAGTCCAGACTATTATTTTCATAACAGAGCAACCTGCATCCTTACTTGAAGCATGTATCGCAAGATTTAAGTACTTGCGGTTGCTGGATCTGAGCAAATCATCCTTTGAGGTGTTGCCAAGTTCCATCGGAAGTTTGAAACATTTGAGATATCTTGACCTATCAGATAATCACATAATCAAGCAACTTCCAAGTTCCATTTGCAAGCTGCACAGTTTGCAAACTTTAGTGCTTGGTGATTGCAGCAATCTTGAACGGTTGCCCAAAGGTATAAGGGACATAATCAGCCTCAGGTTTTTGGTTGTTACAACAAAGCATACTTGCTTGTCGGATAAGGCAGTAGGTTGCTTGGATTCTCTTCGATTTTTGGGGATAGGTGATTGTAAGAATCTAAAATGTGTGTTTGAAGGGATGGAGGAGGGGCGCCTCACCAATCTTCGGACATTGATTGTTGGAGGATGTCCAAGTTTAACCACTTTGTCACTCAGTATCAAACACCTAAGTGCCCTAGAGAACCTGATAATTGAGGATTGTGAAGAGCTTAGTTTGACGGATAAAGAAGAGAATCAAGATCTCAAGTTAAGCCTCCGATTGTTGAAGTTtgataatttacctaagttggAGGTTTTGCCCCAGTGGCTCCAAGCATCTGCCAACACTTTACAGCACCTAGAGATTGCAGATTGTTGTAATTTCACCGCTTTGCCTGAGTGGCTGCCACATCTGAACTCACTTCAGACACTTAGAATTAAATATTGCCCTGTGTTCTCATCTCTTCCAGCGGGGATGCAAGATCTCACTGCACTAAGAGAATTTCAGATTGAAGATTGTCCTAAGTTGAGTAGCAAGTGCAGAGAAGAAGTTAGGCACAGGATTGCTCATGTACCAAACATCGATTTCGATGAGGATTTCGATGAGGATATTGGAAGTTCATCAAAGAGAGATGACGACATCAGCGTATATTTACAAGGAGAAGATGATGAG GAGTTCAACACAAGTCACAATCAATAG